One genomic window of Salvia miltiorrhiza cultivar Shanhuang (shh) chromosome 4, IMPLAD_Smil_shh, whole genome shotgun sequence includes the following:
- the LOC131021663 gene encoding protein FMP32, mitochondrial-like, which produces MAAAYCRRALLMAPRLHGANRVGFGFRVSASRTFSDHVSRPSCDLVRPDCRRLILVDTLALVRRLEANGLPTKQAEAITEALKEVQNDSYDNVSHNFASKVDMEKSVMMLESNSSKFETEVKSSVIHHVSLLQQENEKLKSDIEKIRSELRYEVDKVTAGLRLDLNLEKGRIRDELNHHHQETINLNSKIDRETHGLRALIEALKYELIKYCVGTFASIAAVGLALLRVFL; this is translated from the exons ATGGCAGCCGCATACTGCAGGCGGGCTCTGCTAATGGCCCCCCGCTTGCATGGCGCCAACCGGGTCGGATTCGGATTCAGAGTATCCGCATCCAGAACCTTCTCCGATCACGTCTCCCGACCCTCCTGCGATCTCGTTAGACCCGACTGCAGACGCCTCATCCTCGTCGACACTTTGGCTCTC GTGAGGAGATTGGAGGCGAACGGGTTGCCGACGAAGCAAGCGGAGGCGATCACGGAGGCGTTGAAGGAAGTTCAGAACGACAGCTACGACAATGTCTCTCACAACTTCGCCTCCAAAGTTGACATGGAGAAA AGCGTGATGATGCTCGAATCCAACTCCTCCAAATTCGAAACCGAAGTTAAAAGTTCTGTG ATTCACCATGTATCCTTACTACAACAGGAGAATGAGAAATTGAAGTCCGACATTGAAAAAATCCGCAGTGAGTTAAG ATATGAAGTCGACAAAGTCACAGCAGGCTTGCGTTTGGATCTTAATCTTGAAAAAGG GCGAATCCGGGATGAGCTCAACCATCATCATCAAGAAACTATTAACCTCAATAGCAAGATAGATCGA GAAACTCATGGATTGAGGGCACTTATAGAAGCATTGAAATACGAGTTGATCAAGTATTGTGTAGGTACATTTGCCTCCATTGCTGCCGTTGGTCTCGCGCTGCTTCGCGTTTTTCTCTGA